A single region of the Sphingobium sp. EP60837 genome encodes:
- the ftsH gene encoding ATP-dependent zinc metalloprotease FtsH: MNDEKDPQGNPWIKSAMIWAGVIIALLLFVSMFDSRTASQAGTGIAYSEFRSKVQEGQVKDVAIAPDKISGTLSSGQRFNTVPVNDPGLTGLLDDYNVKYSGQTEEQPSFWMILIYQSLPFLLILGIAFFVLRQMQKGGGAGGAMGFGKSKAKLLTEKHGKVTFDDVAGIDEAREELQEIVEFLKDPTKFARLGGKIPKGALLVGSPGTGKTLLARAIAGEAGVPFFTISGSDFVEMFVGVGASRVRDMFEQAKKNAPCIVFIDEIDAVGRHRGAGLGNGNDEREQTLNQLLVEMDGFEANEGIIIVAATNRPDVLDPALLRPGRFDRQVVVPRPDIEGREKILAVHMKKVPLAPDVNPRTIARGTPGFSGADLANLVNEAALMAARRGKRLVAMDEFEAAKDKVMMGSERRSMVMTDDEKKMTAYHEAGHAIVAVHEPASDPIHKATIIPRGRALGMVMRLPERDSYSYHRDKMHANMAVAMGGRVAEEIIFGYDKVSSGASGDIQYATKLARDMVTQWGMSDKLGPLQYEEQQGETFLGYSQSQRVHMSDETAKLIDKEIRGLVEQGYTRAQEILKGHEDQLHLLANAMLEYETLSGEEIKTLLDKGEITRDDGTTIKPSVIPAAGSSIPKTRKRKGPFGEPSPAGI, translated from the coding sequence ATGAACGACGAGAAGGACCCGCAGGGTAATCCCTGGATCAAGAGCGCGATGATTTGGGCGGGGGTCATTATCGCCCTGTTACTCTTCGTCTCCATGTTCGACAGCCGGACCGCTTCGCAGGCGGGCACCGGCATTGCCTATTCCGAATTCCGCTCGAAGGTGCAGGAAGGGCAGGTTAAGGACGTCGCTATCGCTCCCGACAAGATCAGCGGCACACTGAGCAGCGGGCAGCGGTTTAACACCGTGCCTGTCAATGATCCGGGCCTGACTGGCCTGCTCGACGATTATAATGTCAAATATTCCGGCCAGACCGAGGAACAGCCCAGCTTCTGGATGATCCTTATCTATCAGTCGCTTCCTTTCCTGCTGATCCTGGGCATCGCCTTCTTCGTGCTGCGCCAGATGCAGAAGGGTGGCGGCGCGGGCGGCGCGATGGGCTTTGGCAAGTCCAAGGCCAAGCTGCTTACCGAAAAGCATGGCAAGGTTACGTTCGATGACGTCGCCGGCATCGACGAAGCGCGCGAGGAACTGCAGGAAATCGTCGAGTTCCTGAAGGACCCGACGAAGTTCGCGCGTCTGGGCGGCAAGATTCCCAAGGGCGCGCTGCTGGTCGGCTCGCCCGGCACCGGCAAGACGCTGCTCGCCCGCGCGATCGCGGGGGAGGCGGGCGTGCCCTTCTTCACCATTTCCGGCTCCGACTTCGTCGAAATGTTCGTCGGCGTCGGCGCGAGCCGCGTGCGCGACATGTTCGAACAGGCCAAGAAGAACGCGCCCTGCATCGTCTTCATCGACGAAATCGACGCGGTCGGCCGGCATCGCGGCGCGGGCCTGGGCAATGGCAATGACGAGCGCGAGCAGACGCTGAACCAGCTGCTGGTTGAGATGGACGGTTTCGAGGCGAATGAGGGCATCATCATCGTCGCGGCGACCAACCGCCCCGACGTGCTGGACCCCGCGCTGTTGCGTCCGGGCCGGTTCGACCGCCAGGTCGTGGTGCCGCGCCCTGACATCGAGGGCCGCGAGAAGATCCTGGCGGTGCATATGAAGAAGGTGCCACTGGCGCCCGACGTCAATCCGCGCACCATCGCGCGGGGCACGCCTGGTTTCTCGGGCGCTGATCTCGCCAACCTCGTCAACGAAGCGGCGCTGATGGCGGCGCGGCGGGGCAAGCGTCTGGTCGCCATGGACGAGTTTGAGGCGGCCAAGGACAAGGTCATGATGGGCAGCGAGCGCCGCTCGATGGTCATGACCGACGATGAGAAAAAGATGACCGCTTATCATGAGGCGGGCCATGCCATCGTTGCGGTCCATGAACCGGCGTCCGACCCAATCCACAAGGCGACGATCATCCCGCGCGGCCGTGCGCTGGGTATGGTGATGCGCCTGCCCGAGCGGGACAGCTACAGCTATCACCGTGACAAGATGCATGCGAACATGGCCGTCGCCATGGGCGGGCGCGTCGCCGAAGAGATCATCTTCGGATATGATAAGGTGTCCTCGGGCGCTTCGGGCGATATCCAATATGCCACCAAGCTGGCGCGCGACATGGTCACGCAATGGGGCATGTCCGACAAGCTGGGTCCGCTGCAATATGAAGAGCAGCAGGGCGAAACCTTCCTCGGCTATTCGCAGAGCCAGCGCGTCCACATGTCGGACGAGACGGCGAAGCTGATCGACAAGGAAATTCGCGGCCTGGTCGAGCAGGGTTATACGCGGGCTCAGGAAATCCTTAAAGGTCATGAGGATCAGCTGCACCTGCTCGCCAACGCGATGCTCGAATATGAGACGCTGAGCGGTGAAGAGATCAAGACGCTGCTCGATAAGGGCGAAATTACTCGCGACGACGGGACGACGATCAAGCCGTCGGTGATCCCGGCGGCGGGCTCCTCAATTCCCAAGACGCGCAAGCGCAAGGGGCCGTTTGGGGAACCTTCGCCTGCAGGGATCTGA
- a CDS encoding RsmB/NOP family class I SAM-dependent RNA methyltransferase yields MTPSARVQAAVELLDAIIASARDGGPAADTLIARYFKERRYAGSRDRRAVRDHVYDAVRRTAERPESGRAAMIGLARERTEIAVLFDGSPHGPAPIAPEEPGAAGGAVPAWLAPLLANPVEQQELLGRAPVDLRVNRLKATPDKVAPLFPDAVAIDGLLDGLRLSEGWPVEQSDAWKQGLIEVQDAGSQLISAACAVEPGMTVIDLCAGAGGKTLALAAALAGEGTLIAADTIRSRLARLAPRAERAGATFIETLLLDQGHEAGALESLNGRADVVLVDAPCSGTGTWRRNPEARWRLTPARLDRLVQEQARILDFAAPLLAPGGALIYATCALTDREGAGQVRGFLDRHHGWEAEQIRIEQGRDHGGGRLLTPGHDATDGFYFARLRRMA; encoded by the coding sequence ATGACGCCATCCGCTCGCGTCCAGGCTGCGGTCGAGCTGCTGGACGCCATCATCGCTTCGGCACGGGATGGCGGGCCGGCGGCAGACACGCTGATAGCGCGCTACTTCAAGGAACGACGCTACGCCGGATCGCGCGACCGGCGAGCGGTGCGCGATCATGTCTATGATGCGGTGCGCCGCACGGCGGAGCGTCCGGAGAGCGGTCGCGCGGCGATGATCGGCCTTGCGCGTGAGCGGACTGAGATCGCTGTATTGTTCGATGGATCGCCCCATGGGCCTGCGCCCATTGCGCCGGAGGAGCCGGGGGCTGCTGGCGGAGCCGTGCCTGCATGGCTTGCGCCGCTCCTCGCCAATCCGGTCGAACAACAGGAACTGCTGGGCCGGGCGCCCGTCGATCTGCGTGTAAACCGGCTGAAGGCCACGCCGGACAAGGTTGCGCCCTTGTTCCCCGACGCTGTCGCGATCGATGGACTGCTGGATGGACTGCGCCTGTCTGAAGGCTGGCCTGTCGAGCAGAGCGATGCGTGGAAGCAGGGGTTGATTGAGGTGCAGGATGCCGGGAGTCAGCTGATCTCCGCCGCTTGCGCAGTAGAACCCGGCATGACCGTCATCGACCTGTGCGCTGGTGCAGGCGGCAAGACGCTGGCGCTTGCCGCGGCGTTGGCGGGCGAGGGGACGCTGATTGCGGCTGACACGATCCGATCGCGGCTCGCCCGCCTTGCGCCGCGTGCAGAGCGGGCGGGGGCGACGTTCATCGAAACGCTGCTGCTTGATCAGGGGCATGAGGCGGGTGCGCTGGAAAGCCTCAACGGGCGGGCGGATGTCGTGTTGGTCGATGCGCCTTGCTCGGGCACTGGCACATGGCGGCGCAATCCCGAGGCGCGTTGGCGGTTGACGCCTGCCCGGCTTGATCGGCTGGTGCAGGAACAGGCGCGGATTTTGGATTTCGCCGCGCCGCTCCTCGCGCCGGGTGGTGCGCTGATCTACGCGACCTGTGCGCTGACGGACCGGGAGGGGGCGGGGCAGGTGCGCGGCTTCCTTGATCGGCATCATGGATGGGAAGCCGAGCAGATCCGGATCGAGCAGGGCCGCGATCATGGCGGTGGGCGGCTGCTGACGCCGGGTCATGATGCGACAGACGGTTTCTATTTCGCGCGGCTGCGGCGCATGGCATGA
- a CDS encoding peptidylprolyl isomerase → MQPVVSPSYRLGQSFRTSVRALLLSSILLGSSVNHVAAQTVGDDDKVATQQLNLPKDVTIFGKSDPNVRKATAIVNGRIITGTDVDQRLALIITANGGKVSAEEKERLRVQVLRNLIDETLQIQEAAAHDIKVDKAEIDQSYERVAANFRQSPAQFDQYLRTQGSAPASIRRQIEGELAWSRLLRRNIQPFVNVSADEVKSVVDRMNAAKGSDEYRIGEIYLSATPENQAQIVTNARNIIEQIKQGGSFAAYARQFSEASTAAVGGDLGWVRPGQLPDELAKAATEMQVGQIAGPIPVPGGVSLIYVMDKRKVLTADPRDALLSLKQLSISFPAGTTKEQASSRAAAFAAQTKSIKGCGQANELGGKVGADVVDNDNVKVRDLPPQLQDILLGLQVGQATPPFGSINDGVRVLVVCGRDEASGAAAPNAEQIMAQLEEERVNKRARIYLRDLRRDAVIDYN, encoded by the coding sequence ATGCAGCCTGTCGTTTCCCCGTCTTACCGCCTTGGCCAGTCCTTCCGGACCAGCGTGCGCGCCCTGCTTCTGTCCTCGATCCTGCTCGGGTCCAGCGTCAATCATGTCGCGGCCCAGACCGTCGGCGACGATGACAAGGTCGCGACGCAGCAGCTCAATCTGCCGAAGGACGTGACCATCTTTGGCAAGAGTGATCCTAATGTTCGCAAGGCGACAGCGATCGTCAACGGCCGCATCATCACCGGCACCGATGTCGATCAGCGCCTCGCGCTTATCATCACCGCCAATGGCGGCAAGGTGTCGGCGGAGGAAAAGGAGCGGCTGCGCGTCCAGGTGCTGCGCAACCTAATCGACGAAACGCTGCAGATTCAGGAGGCCGCCGCCCACGACATCAAAGTCGACAAGGCGGAGATCGACCAGAGCTATGAGCGCGTCGCGGCGAATTTCCGCCAATCCCCCGCGCAATTCGACCAATATCTGCGTACGCAGGGCAGCGCGCCCGCCAGCATCCGGCGGCAGATCGAAGGCGAGCTGGCCTGGAGCCGCCTGCTCCGCCGCAACATCCAACCCTTCGTCAATGTGTCCGCCGACGAAGTGAAGTCGGTCGTCGATCGCATGAACGCTGCCAAGGGTAGCGACGAATATCGCATCGGCGAAATCTACCTGTCGGCCACCCCTGAAAATCAGGCGCAGATTGTCACCAACGCCCGCAATATCATCGAGCAGATCAAGCAGGGCGGCAGCTTCGCGGCCTACGCACGGCAATTCTCCGAAGCATCGACCGCAGCGGTGGGCGGTGACCTTGGCTGGGTTCGCCCAGGCCAGTTGCCCGATGAGCTGGCCAAGGCGGCGACCGAGATGCAGGTTGGCCAGATTGCTGGCCCCATACCGGTTCCGGGCGGCGTCTCGCTCATCTATGTCATGGACAAGCGCAAAGTGCTGACGGCCGATCCGCGTGACGCGCTGCTCAGCCTCAAGCAGCTGTCGATCAGCTTCCCTGCCGGCACTACGAAGGAACAGGCAAGCAGCCGGGCGGCGGCCTTCGCTGCGCAGACCAAGTCGATTAAGGGATGCGGCCAGGCCAATGAACTGGGCGGCAAGGTCGGCGCTGATGTAGTCGATAATGACAATGTGAAGGTGCGCGACCTTCCCCCTCAGTTGCAGGACATCCTGCTGGGCCTGCAGGTCGGGCAGGCCACGCCGCCATTCGGGTCGATCAATGATGGCGTGCGCGTACTGGTCGTTTGCGGCCGTGACGAGGCGAGCGGAGCAGCCGCGCCTAATGCCGAGCAGATCATGGCGCAGTTGGAGGAAGAGAGAGTCAACAAACGTGCGCGCATCTACCTGCGCGATCTTCGTCGCGATGCCGTCATCGACTATAACTGA
- the pdxA gene encoding 4-hydroxythreonine-4-phosphate dehydrogenase PdxA: MPSSTITDPASARPELAPFAVPLGDPAGIGPEIVAKSWVMREARGLPVFFAVGDAASLRRVWQGPVAPIATPEEAAELFDTALPCLQVADAGEIVPGTPSIDGARTAFQALEAAVGLARTGSAAGIVTAPVGKEQLYGVGFTHPGQTEFVAERCGVAPHNAVMMLAGPTLKVVPVTIHIPLAEVPSVLTIDLIRARAITTVKGLQRNFGVARPRIVVAGLNPHAGEGGALGREEIEIIGPAIESLREEGMDIVGPLSADGLFHTRARETYDAVLCMYHDQALIPLKTLHFDEGVNITLGLPIVRTSPDHGTAFGIAGTDSANPGAMMGALKMAAEAARSRLTYGN, translated from the coding sequence ATGCCGTCATCGACTATAACTGATCCCGCCTCGGCTCGTCCGGAGCTGGCACCTTTCGCGGTGCCGCTCGGCGACCCGGCGGGAATCGGACCTGAAATCGTCGCGAAAAGTTGGGTTATGCGCGAAGCGCGCGGACTGCCCGTTTTCTTCGCCGTTGGGGATGCGGCATCGCTGCGCCGCGTCTGGCAAGGGCCCGTCGCGCCCATCGCTACGCCTGAAGAAGCGGCAGAGCTTTTCGACACCGCCCTGCCCTGCCTTCAAGTCGCCGATGCTGGCGAGATCGTGCCGGGAACGCCAAGCATCGATGGCGCGCGCACCGCCTTCCAGGCACTGGAAGCTGCCGTGGGCCTGGCGCGGACAGGATCGGCGGCAGGGATCGTGACAGCCCCTGTCGGCAAGGAACAGCTATATGGCGTCGGCTTCACCCACCCCGGCCAGACGGAGTTCGTGGCGGAACGCTGCGGCGTAGCGCCGCATAATGCCGTGATGATGCTCGCCGGCCCGACGCTGAAAGTCGTGCCGGTCACCATTCACATTCCGCTTGCCGAGGTGCCGTCCGTTTTGACGATCGACCTCATCCGGGCGCGAGCAATCACCACGGTGAAGGGGCTGCAACGCAATTTCGGCGTGGCCCGCCCGCGCATCGTCGTCGCGGGGCTCAACCCCCACGCAGGAGAAGGCGGGGCGCTGGGCCGCGAGGAAATAGAGATTATCGGGCCCGCGATCGAATCGCTGCGCGAGGAAGGCATGGACATTGTCGGCCCCCTGTCCGCCGATGGACTGTTCCATACCCGCGCGCGCGAAACCTACGATGCGGTGCTGTGCATGTATCATGATCAAGCGCTGATCCCCTTGAAGACGCTGCATTTCGATGAGGGCGTCAACATCACGCTCGGCCTGCCGATCGTCCGCACCTCACCCGATCATGGCACGGCCTTCGGCATTGCCGGGACCGACAGCGCCAATCCCGGCGCGATGATGGGGGCCCTCAAGATGGCGGCGGAAGCAGCCCGGTCGCGGCTCACCTATGGGAACTGA
- a CDS encoding LPS-assembly protein LptD gives MLAAGVALVCMGAMPYAAAQDLQQPPAPVSTPDAPVPASDEQIGFAADSLEYDSNTEIVTASGNVQLLRQGNRLRADKVVWNRTTGQVEARGNVSATDPEGNIAYGDRFQVTDTLKDGTVENMLLVLQSGGRLAAAQGVRVNGVYTLHKAAYTGCKVEDSHGCPKEPTWQIKAVKVVYDPVAARVKYRNANIELFGLPLIPLPGFSHPVGDTGGSGLLVPNLRYDRTNGLEVALPYYLKLAPNRDLTITPHIYSETLPMLEANFRHRWDRGAYQITGYATHASRSAASSTLPGSTTPAGTEKDFRGYIDASGGMQLTPEWSINGSIRVASDRTFLRRYDISRDDRLRSTLGAQRIGENSYFSIAGWAVQTLRSGDPQGQTPIALPVIDYRLRLLDPLLGGRIQLQANSLAITRTDGQDTQRAFAAFEWNLRKLTGMGQEVNFTTYLRGDVYHSSDNLLNNIPRYAGDPGWKARGIAAAAMDVRWPFIGEAFGGVQRIAPRVQIVAAPRLANLSVPNEDARAIDLEDSNLFALNRFAGYDRFEDSSRITYGLEYNLSLPGFSLDTVVGQSYRLDNRESILPDGTGLSDRMSDIVGRTTVRYKDFISLIHRFRLDKDGLSVRRNEVDATIGSRKTYAMVGYLRLNRNAATGLEDLQDREELRLGGRVQFARFWSVFGSTVVDLTDGKEDPLSVADGYEPVRHRLGVAYEDDCLTLGLTWRRDYLAAGDARKGNSFQLRLAFRNIGI, from the coding sequence ATGCTTGCCGCTGGCGTGGCGCTCGTCTGTATGGGCGCAATGCCCTATGCGGCGGCGCAGGATCTGCAGCAGCCACCGGCCCCTGTCAGCACGCCCGACGCCCCCGTTCCCGCCAGCGACGAGCAGATCGGCTTTGCCGCCGACAGCTTGGAATATGACAGCAACACGGAAATCGTAACGGCCAGCGGCAACGTCCAGTTGCTGCGGCAGGGCAACCGCCTGCGCGCGGACAAGGTGGTCTGGAACCGCACGACCGGACAGGTCGAAGCGCGCGGCAATGTCTCTGCGACCGATCCCGAAGGCAATATCGCCTATGGCGACCGTTTCCAGGTTACCGACACGCTGAAGGACGGCACTGTCGAGAATATGCTGCTGGTGCTGCAGTCCGGCGGTCGGCTGGCGGCGGCCCAGGGCGTGCGCGTGAACGGCGTGTATACGCTCCACAAGGCGGCCTATACCGGCTGCAAGGTGGAGGACAGCCACGGCTGTCCCAAGGAGCCGACCTGGCAGATCAAGGCGGTGAAGGTCGTCTATGATCCGGTCGCCGCTCGGGTCAAATATCGCAACGCCAATATCGAACTGTTCGGCCTGCCGCTGATCCCGCTGCCGGGCTTTTCCCATCCGGTGGGCGATACCGGGGGCTCCGGTTTGCTGGTGCCCAATCTCCGGTACGACCGCACCAACGGGCTGGAAGTAGCGCTTCCCTATTATCTGAAGCTCGCCCCCAACCGCGATCTGACGATTACGCCGCACATCTATTCCGAAACGCTGCCGATGCTGGAGGCGAACTTCCGCCATCGTTGGGATCGCGGCGCCTACCAGATCACCGGCTACGCAACCCATGCCAGCCGGTCGGCGGCCAGCAGCACCTTGCCCGGATCGACCACGCCTGCGGGAACGGAAAAAGACTTTCGCGGCTATATCGACGCCAGCGGCGGCATGCAGCTGACGCCGGAATGGAGCATCAACGGATCGATCCGCGTCGCCAGCGACCGCACCTTCCTGCGCCGCTACGACATCAGCCGCGATGACCGGCTGCGGTCGACCCTGGGGGCGCAGCGGATCGGCGAGAACAGCTACTTCTCCATCGCCGGCTGGGCGGTGCAGACGTTGCGCAGCGGCGACCCGCAAGGCCAGACCCCGATCGCCCTTCCCGTCATCGATTATCGTCTCCGTCTGCTCGACCCTTTGCTGGGCGGCCGTATCCAACTGCAAGCCAACAGCCTGGCCATCACCCGCACCGATGGGCAGGATACGCAGCGCGCCTTTGCCGCGTTCGAATGGAACCTGCGCAAGCTGACAGGCATGGGCCAGGAGGTGAACTTCACCACCTATCTGCGCGGCGACGTTTATCACAGCAGCGACAATCTGCTGAACAACATCCCCCGCTATGCTGGTGATCCGGGCTGGAAGGCGCGCGGCATCGCGGCGGCGGCGATGGATGTCCGCTGGCCCTTCATCGGCGAGGCGTTCGGTGGCGTGCAGCGTATCGCCCCGCGCGTTCAGATCGTCGCAGCGCCTCGGCTCGCCAACCTGTCCGTACCCAATGAGGACGCGCGCGCGATCGATCTGGAGGACAGCAACCTCTTCGCCCTCAATCGTTTCGCGGGCTATGACCGGTTCGAGGATTCAAGCCGCATCACCTACGGCCTGGAATATAACCTCTCACTGCCCGGCTTCTCGCTCGACACGGTGGTCGGGCAAAGCTATCGGCTCGACAATCGCGAAAGCATCCTGCCCGACGGCACCGGATTATCGGACCGCATGTCCGATATCGTCGGCCGTACAACCGTGCGCTACAAGGATTTCATCAGCCTCATTCACCGCTTCCGTCTCGACAAGGATGGCCTGTCCGTGCGGCGCAATGAGGTTGATGCCACCATCGGCAGTCGCAAAACCTATGCAATGGTGGGCTATCTGCGTCTGAACCGCAACGCCGCGACCGGCTTGGAGGATCTTCAGGACCGCGAGGAACTGCGGCTGGGCGGCCGCGTCCAGTTTGCCCGCTTCTGGTCCGTCTTCGGCTCGACTGTTGTCGATTTGACCGATGGGAAGGAAGATCCGCTGAGCGTTGCCGACGGCTATGAACCCGTCCGTCACCGGCTTGGCGTCGCCTATGAGGATGACTGCCTGACGCTGGGCCTCACCTGGCGGCGCGACTATCTGGCGGCCGGCGACGCGCGAAAGGGCAACAGCTTCCAACTACGGCTGGCTTTTCGGAATATCGGCATATAA
- the rsmA gene encoding 16S rRNA (adenine(1518)-N(6)/adenine(1519)-N(6))-dimethyltransferase RsmA gives MGTEARPILPPLREVIAAHGLQASKALGQNFLLDEQLLDRIAAIPGSLKDQPAFEVGPGPGGLTRAILRAGARLVAVERDNRCLPALAELSDAFPGQLRVISGDAMQVDARAEAGEKAHIIANLPYNVGTALLIGWLSADWEPLPWWSSLTLMFQMEVAERIVAKPNGDHYGRLAVLSQWRSDARIAMKVHRSAFTPPPKVMSAVVHITPKPAPEAVQLKHLERLTAAAFGQRRKMLRQSLKGLPGALDALETVGIDPQRRAETVSVEEFVELARVIGR, from the coding sequence ATGGGAACTGAAGCACGGCCGATCTTGCCACCGCTACGTGAAGTCATCGCCGCGCACGGTCTGCAGGCGAGCAAGGCGTTGGGACAGAACTTCCTGTTGGACGAGCAACTGCTCGACCGCATCGCCGCCATTCCCGGATCGCTCAAGGATCAGCCCGCCTTCGAAGTCGGTCCCGGCCCCGGCGGCCTGACTCGCGCGATCCTGCGAGCGGGCGCGCGGCTGGTCGCCGTTGAACGGGACAATCGCTGCCTTCCCGCGCTCGCCGAGTTGTCCGATGCCTTTCCAGGGCAGCTGCGCGTCATATCCGGCGACGCCATGCAGGTGGATGCGCGTGCGGAGGCAGGCGAGAAGGCCCATATCATCGCCAATCTGCCCTATAATGTTGGGACGGCGCTACTGATCGGCTGGCTTTCGGCGGATTGGGAACCGCTACCCTGGTGGTCGTCCCTCACCCTCATGTTCCAGATGGAGGTAGCCGAGCGTATCGTCGCAAAGCCTAACGGCGACCATTATGGCCGCCTGGCCGTCCTGTCCCAATGGCGCAGCGACGCCCGCATCGCGATGAAGGTTCACCGCAGCGCCTTCACCCCGCCGCCCAAGGTCATGTCGGCCGTAGTCCACATAACGCCCAAGCCAGCACCCGAAGCTGTGCAGCTCAAGCATCTCGAACGCCTCACCGCAGCCGCCTTCGGTCAACGCCGTAAGATGCTGCGGCAAAGCCTGAAGGGTCTGCCGGGCGCTCTTGATGCGCTTGAGACCGTCGGCATCGATCCGCAACGACGCGCGGAAACGGTCAGTGTGGAAGAGTTCGTCGAACTCGCGCGGGTGATCGGGCGGTAG
- a CDS encoding tetratricopeptide repeat protein, with protein MRFTPASIALAALLTTVSSVGLTQRPDTQISPLSIEWQHAGVAARKAGNFEGANDALETALAVDPRNRTAYVELAEVARAQGLQGKAIRLYREALLLDPSDVGALVGQGEAMVEKGAIAKAKENLVQARNACKSDCAAVGKLAAAIEKGPPATVLSAKEGVAVPKVPVTETP; from the coding sequence ATGCGCTTTACCCCTGCTTCGATCGCCCTGGCCGCCCTTTTGACCACCGTGTCCAGCGTCGGGCTGACACAGCGGCCCGACACGCAGATTTCACCCCTGTCGATCGAATGGCAGCATGCCGGCGTGGCTGCGCGCAAGGCTGGCAATTTCGAAGGAGCAAACGACGCGCTGGAGACCGCTCTGGCGGTCGATCCGCGCAACCGCACAGCTTATGTCGAACTCGCCGAAGTCGCGCGCGCACAGGGGCTGCAGGGCAAGGCGATCCGCCTCTATCGCGAGGCGCTGCTGCTCGATCCGTCCGATGTGGGCGCATTGGTCGGCCAGGGTGAAGCGATGGTGGAAAAGGGCGCTATCGCGAAGGCGAAGGAGAATCTTGTCCAGGCTCGGAATGCCTGCAAGTCGGACTGTGCTGCCGTGGGCAAGCTGGCTGCAGCGATCGAGAAGGGCCCGCCTGCGACGGTGCTGAGCGCGAAGGAAGGCGTGGCGGTGCCGAAGGTTCCGGTGACTGAGACGCCCTAA
- the guaB gene encoding IMP dehydrogenase, whose protein sequence is MDIRLGLTFDDVLLQPGESDVLPSQADTSTFVTKQIKLNIPVLSSAMDTVTEADMAIVMAQLGGIGVLHRNLSIEEQAAAVRAVKRFESGMVVNPITITPRATLADAQMLMDRHRISGIPVVEDSGKLVGILTHRDVRFAENPAQPVSELMTKDNLATVKAGVGQEEARRLLHQRRIEKLLVVDDDYHCVGLITVKDIEKAVTYPQATKDGSGRLRVAAATTVGDKGLERSEALIDAECDLIVIDTAHGHSKQVAVAVEAVKRLSNHVQVVAGNVATAEATKALIDAGADCVKVGIGPGSICTTRVVAGVGVPQLTAVMDAANEAAKQGVPVIADGGLRTSGDVAKALAAGAGCVMVGSLLAGTAEAPGETFLYQGRAYKSYRGMGSVGAMARGSADRYFQADIKDQMKLVPEGIEGQVPFKGPAKDVIHQLVGGVKAAMGYTGSRTIKDLQERARFVQITNAGLSESHVHDVTITREAPNYPTR, encoded by the coding sequence ATGGATATCCGCCTCGGCCTCACCTTTGACGACGTGCTGTTGCAGCCCGGCGAATCCGATGTGCTGCCCAGCCAGGCGGACACCAGCACTTTTGTAACCAAGCAGATCAAGCTCAACATTCCGGTCCTGTCGTCCGCAATGGATACGGTAACGGAAGCGGACATGGCGATTGTCATGGCGCAGCTCGGCGGCATCGGCGTGCTTCACCGCAACCTTTCGATCGAGGAGCAGGCAGCGGCGGTCCGGGCGGTCAAGCGGTTCGAAAGCGGCATGGTGGTGAACCCGATCACCATTACGCCTCGCGCCACGTTGGCAGACGCGCAGATGCTGATGGACCGCCACAGGATCAGCGGCATTCCGGTGGTCGAGGATTCGGGCAAGCTGGTCGGAATCCTCACCCATCGCGACGTACGCTTCGCCGAAAATCCGGCTCAGCCGGTCAGCGAGCTGATGACCAAGGACAATCTGGCCACCGTCAAGGCGGGCGTGGGTCAGGAGGAGGCGAGGCGGCTCCTGCACCAGCGCCGTATCGAGAAGCTGTTGGTGGTGGACGATGATTATCATTGCGTCGGCCTGATCACCGTCAAGGATATCGAGAAGGCGGTCACTTATCCGCAGGCGACGAAGGACGGCTCCGGCCGCCTGCGCGTCGCGGCGGCGACGACCGTGGGCGACAAGGGGCTGGAGCGGAGCGAAGCGCTGATCGATGCCGAATGCGACCTGATCGTCATCGACACGGCGCATGGTCACAGCAAGCAGGTCGCCGTCGCTGTCGAGGCGGTGAAGCGCCTGTCCAACCATGTCCAGGTGGTGGCGGGTAATGTCGCCACTGCAGAGGCCACCAAGGCGTTGATCGACGCTGGGGCGGATTGCGTAAAGGTCGGCATCGGACCTGGTTCTATCTGCACCACCCGCGTGGTGGCAGGCGTGGGCGTGCCGCAGCTTACCGCCGTCATGGATGCTGCCAATGAAGCCGCGAAGCAGGGCGTTCCAGTCATCGCGGACGGTGGCCTGCGCACCTCCGGCGACGTGGCGAAGGCGCTGGCGGCCGGTGCTGGCTGCGTCATGGTCGGATCGCTGCTGGCGGGCACGGCCGAGGCGCCGGGCGAAACCTTCCTCTACCAGGGCCGCGCCTATAAGAGCTATCGCGGCATGGGCAGCGTCGGCGCGATGGCGCGTGGCTCGGCGGACCGCTATTTCCAGGCGGATATCAAGGACCAGATGAAGCTGGTGCCCGAAGGCATTGAGGGCCAGGTGCCGTTTAAGGGACCGGCGAAGGATGTCATTCATCAGTTGGTCGGCGGCGTGAAGGCGGCGATGGGTTATACCGGCAGCCGCACGATCAAGGATCTTCAGGAACGCGCGCGCTTCGTCCAGATCACCAATGCAGGGCTTTCGGAGAGCCATGTGCATGACGTGACGATTACGCGAGAGGCTCCCAATTATCCGACGCGTTAA